A region of the Candidatus Thermoplasmatota archaeon genome:
TCATCCCATCCCATGGGTTCATCAAATTAGGATGGGATTCTCTTATTTTTTACGAAATTTTTTGAGCTACGAGGTATCTCAAAAATGGTTAGCCTTTTATATGATGAAGCCTAATCTGTATCTACCCGTAAAGTAAATTAAGGGCAATTCAATTTAGCATTGCTCTTAAAATCTAAACACCAGAGATAATATCAATATTTGGTATTGCCCCAATTAGGAATAGTTAATAGATAGTTTACTATAACCGTATCTTATTATACTTATACAAAAAAGAAAATTTTTCTGCCAACGATTTTGGCTAAACAGCTTATTAAATTTATTAGAAAATTAGAAGAAGGTGGTAGAAAGCAGCGGAAAAAAAAGAAGACAGTTCCACCAATTTCACAAAACTAGAAGAACAGATTGATTGTTGATATTGCACATGTGAGATGTGAATATCCAGGGTGTAATAAAGAGATTGGGCTAGAGATTCATCATATTAAACCCAGAGCGGAAGGTGGTAGAAACACAGATAGAAATATGATTGTTTTATGTCGTCACCACCATCATTTAGCTGATAGGGGTGAAATTCCACAAGATAGATTAAGATATATTGTAAGAAAAAGACAAAAAAACTAGAATCTCCCTCTTTCCCGTCTAGAATGTAACATTTCACCGTTCTATATATAACCCCTCTAACGTTGTGCGAGCACAGCAATTTGAATCTTTAATCAAAATTTAAGCGGGCCAGGTATATCAGGATGCTCCGGACCTTTGTAATCGGGCATATCTGGGGTTGCTCTTCTCGTGGGAATTCGTATTTCCTGCTCTAATGGCTGCATACATTTTGAACAATATGCTATTCCTGCTGGTGTTATTTTAAATTCCTCGTTTCCGCATACACATTTAATCCATTCCATAGTATTCTAATTAGGATTGCTAAATAAACGTTCGCATTACAATTGGCAAGACATGTTATTTTCGTGTGTACCTACCCATTAGCTCGGTTTGGGCTAATATGTGTCCTTCCATTGCTTTAAGCAACTGTTTCTTTTTCATTCCAGGCCCAATGGTCAATTCTATGTCGATGGCATATAATTTGAAATAGTATCTGTGTGGTTTAGTGCCAGGTGGGCACGGACCACCATAGCCAAATCTCCCCCAGCTGTTTTTACCTTGTTTTTCTACTCCTTCGATGGTTTCTGTTTTTGGTACTCCCTCTGGCAACTCACCTTTTTCTGGAGGAATATTGTATATAACCCAATGTACCCATGTCATCATAGGAGCATCTGGGTCGTCGCAGATAAGAGCAAGGCTTTTTGTACTCTCAGGGGCATCACTCCATTTCAGAGGAGGCGAAATGTCTAATCCATCACAGGTATACTTTGCTGGCATTATCTCGCCTTCCTTAAACGCTGGGCTTTCAATTTGAAATACCATACTTTCACAACTGGTGTTTGTTTATGAACCTTACTAACCGATGAATCCTCACAATATTTTTGCGTTTATCCACCATTTTACGTTTCGAGCCTGTGTTCCGTATAATAACATACACCGACCTTAAAAACGCTGTGTATGCCTGCATATGTTGATTATTTCACTATCATTGGTAGAAGATATGTGTTACATCTAAAACAGAAGCATCTTTGGTGTCCTGCATGATTCTTTCTTGAGTGACTTTTTATTTCCTCTAGGGCGTGCCATTTTATCACCTAAATAGTACAGCAGCAGGGTTATACTTAAAAATACATAAAATATTTAGTTGCTATGAAACTAAAATTGTTCGGCATATTGGTTATTTTTGTACTGTTGGCCAGCAGTATAACCGTCGGGAATAAAAACGCGGTGAAAACACTGGAGAGGAATAACGGCGACAAAAAGGATTATATAAACATCAAAATGGAGAACATATCTTTCACACGATTTAAGGGGGAGCCCATTTTGCCTGTACAATCCGTCACCTTGTCATTTCCGCTTGGAACCATAATAAAGAATGTGGAATGCACACCATGGAACTGCCAAAGAAAATCGTGCCTGCCCCCAGAGCTTATACCGGTGAACGGAGGAGTTTACAGCATTCTCAAGGAAGGCAAAACATATGAAAGCAACGAACCGTATCCTTCAAACTGGTATGCTTACAGGACAGCAGGTGGACTTGAGAATGGAATACATGTAACATTCCTTAACATAGATATCTACCCCATGAGATACATTCCGGAAGAAAACATGGCTATGTATGTAAGCAATGCAACCATTACTATTTCCTATGAAGAAAAGAATCTTCTGTCTGTCCCGGATGAATATGACTTGCTTATCATAAGCCCCCTCACCTATAAGGTTCCACTGATGGAGCTGGTTAAACATAAAGAAAGCTATGGAATAAAAACGAAATGGGTCTCCCTTTCACAGATATACGATGGCAATTACTTCCCTTCTGAAGGGAGAGACAGCGGGGAGAAGATAAAATACTTCATTAAAAATGCGATAGAACAATGGGGAATAGAATATGTCCTGCTGGTGGGCGGCACAGGAAGAATACCGGCAAGGAAAGTATATACATATGAAGGTTCTGAGAATTATTTCCTCAGCGATCTTTATTATGCGGATATTTATGATTCCAATGGGCACTTTTCCTCATGGGATAGCAATGAAAATGGCTACTATGGTGAGTACAACCACTCGGGAAATATGGATGTAATGGATTTATACCCAGATGTGTATGTCGGCAGATTGCCATGCAGAAGCGTATTTGAAGCATACATTGTTGTGAATAAAATAATAACATATGAAAAAATGGAGAAAGGGAGTTGGTTCAACAAAATGATTGTCGTTGGAGGGGATTCCTTCAATGATTCACAGTGGGGTACGGATTATTATGAGGGTGAAATAACAGTGGAAAAGTCACTGGAATATATGGAAGATTTTGTACCAATTAAAATTCTTGGCTCTAAAGGAAATCTTTCTACTGACAACATTATAAAGGAGTTCAGCAACGGGGCAGGCTTTATCAATTTTGAAGGTCACGGAAATTATCTCTCATGGGCCACCCACCCGCCCCATGAATATGGCACGTGGATAGGCATCAGCGCGCAGGACATCCCAAAACTAAAAAATGGAAAAAAACTCCCTGTTGTTGTGGTGGGCGGATGCCATACGAGCGAACTGAAAAAATTTTATGAATGTTTCGGATGGAGACTCGTGAGGGCGATAGGCGGAGGGGGGATTGCCTCTACGGGTTTCACCAGCCTTTCCTGGGGAGCAGATGATGATGTTAATGGGAATGGAAAGCCCGATATAATTGAATATGCAAGCGGCTATATAGATACGCTTTTCTTTAAAAAGTATGGGGAAGAGGGGATTAATGTCCTGGGTAGGGCGTTTGGAGATTCTATCACAGAATACCTGAATACCTCCCCGGTGGAATGGAACAATGCCTTTCTGGATATATGGGACTGCAAAACCGTTTCATCATGGATACTTTTTGGCGACCCAAGCCTGAAAATCGGGGGATATGGAGGATATGGCACATAAAACAGTTGGCATAGATTTGGCGGGCAGGGAGAAAAACCCGACGGGAATGTGCACCATAAACGGAAAAGATGTATCATTCTCTACCCTTTATTTAGACAAGGATATAATCGAATATGCAAATGATACCGCACCAGATATAATTTCGGTAGATGCTCCATTAATGGAAGGCGAAATAAGGATAAGAGAGGGCGATAAAGAGTTAAAGAAATACGGTGCCATGCCCCTGACGATGCCATCTATGCGAGAATTATGTCTGAGAGGAAGAAGGATTGTAAAATCGCTCAATGCTCAGGTTATAGAAGTTTTTCCTACTGCAAGTGCAAAAATACTCGGATTTTACAGGAAAAATTACAGGGAAACGGCATCTATTCTAAAAATAAAAGTGAAGAATAAACACGAGTTGGATGCGTACATAGCGGCCCTGACCGGCATACTCTATTTGCAGGGGAAGACCGTAAAAGCTGGAGAAATCGTGATACCAACAAAACCTTTTTAGGCATTTAAATGTTGCAAAAAGGTGGAATATGAAAGGATGCCCATAGGCTGCAAACCGCTGGATGAACTCTTGGGAGGAGGAATTGAAAGAGGAATCATAACCGAGATGTACGGGGAAGGCGGGACAGGTAAAACAAATATATGCATCCAGGCAGCAAGAAATTGCGCTTCTGCTGGTAAAAGGGTTGTTTTTATAGATACGGAGGGGATATCAAAAGAAAGGCTCTTTCAGATATGCAGCAATGACAAGGCGATTGCGGAGAAAATACTATTTTTTTCGCCTTACTCTTTAGAAGAGCAGGAAGAAATGGTTGAAAAAGCGATTAAGATAGATTCAGGATTGATAATACTTGATAGCGTGAATCTCTACTACCGCCTTGGCGTGGAAGGAGACGAAGGAGGGGCAACCCGCTCTCTTACCAGGCAGCTCGTAAATCTCCAGATAGCGGCCCGTAAGAGGCACATACCCGTCATCGTGACAGCCCAGGTATATTCTGTCGGAGATGAGGTAAAACCATTTGGCGGAAGAAGCATAGACCATATGGCAAAGACGGCTATATGTCTTGATAAAATAGAAGGAAAAAGGAGCGATGGAAAGGAGGGAAGAGTTGCAACACTTATGAAACACCGCTCTCAGCCCGAAGGAAAAAAAGAAAAGTTTTTGATTACATCCAGAGGAGTGGAGTGATCGGAAACAAAATGAAAATTTAATTATCAATTGGCATATACAGATTTACTGATTGAACAAAATTCCTGGCATTCACTTCAGCTCTGCTATTACCCTTTCTAATTTCTCTTTGTATTCGTTTGCCAGTCTACGGGCAGTTTCTATTTCCTTTCCTTCAGCATAAATTCGTATAATCGGCTCCGTTCCCGACGGGCGTACCAAAACCCATGCATCTTTCAGATAAATCTTCGCTCCGTCTGTCAAATCGACATTGCCATCCTCATTTTTTATGAAAGCATCCATGATTTCCTGCTTTTTTTTACTATCGCATTTTACCTTTATCTTGACAAGATGATATTCGGGCACTTCTTTTGCCAGTTCTGATAGCTTTTTATCTTTCAATGCCATGATTTCCAGTATTGCAGCCGATGCCATTCCTCCGTCCCTGCAGTACTGATGGCTGGGAAAAATCAGCCCGCCGTTTTCTTCCCCACCAAATGTTGCATCAATTTCAATCATCTTCCGTGCTACAATAGGAGAGCCAACCCGTGTATATACTATCTCCCCGCCTTTCTTCCTAACAAGTTCTTCAACGCAGCTTGATGTGGAGACAGGTGTAACAATTTTTCCTCCCTTTCTCTCTACCATATATGCAGAGATGATTGCAAGAGTTTTGTCCCCATAAACATACTCTCCTCTCTCATCAATAAAGATTGCCCTGTCGGCATCACCATCATATGCTATTCCAGCATCTGCCCCACATTCCCTAACCATGTTCATTAGCTCTCCAACGTTTTCTTTTATTGGCTCAGCATTTCTGCCGGGAAATGTTCCATCCGGATGGGCATTTAGCGTAATAACCCTGCATCCAAGTTTTGATAGGATGTATGGTTCTGCAACACATCCTGCTCCGTTACCGCAGTCGAGCACAACCGTAAAACCCTTTCTTTTTATTGCATCCACATCCACTTTCGATAGAACGGCATCTATATATGTTTCAGTTGCCTCTATTTTGTATACATTACCTATCTTATTCCATTCCGCTGCTCCCCATTTCTCGTTGAAATATATGTCCTCTATTTTATCTTCTTTCTCTTTTCCAAGCTCGGTCCCATCTCCATCGATAACTTTTATTCCATTAAATTCAGGGGGGTTGTGTGAAGCGGTAATTATCACCCCGCCTTTTTTATCGCTTTCTTTTACGTGATACTGCAACGCAGGAGACGAAATCATGCCGGCATCAAAAACATTGCAGCCAGTGGAGAGCAAACCAGCGATTACAGCATCTTCGAGCATTTCATTTGAAGTTCTTGTATCCGCTCCGATGACAATATCTCCTTTAAAAAAAGTTCCTATCGATTTGCCCAATTTTAGGGCAAGTTCTACAGTCATATCTTTATTGGTAACGCCTCGAACGCCGTTTGTTCCAAACAGACGGGACATAATGAAGTAATGCAGTAAATTATAAAAATTTATGGCGAAAACAAAATAATTTGTGCAAAAAAGTTTGGTATCATTGGCGGCAAACAATTTATTTTTCATTTCACCTCCATTTTTGATCTGCAGGGTTATATTCCTTTTCAGCTTTTGGGCAAATGTCCCCACCCTGATCCGTTTTACCTTTGCAGCTTAGCTGCAATAATGTATCCGAAGAGCTCCGAAAGTGTTGGATAAACATCCAACGAAATAAAGTCTGTAAAGATGGTTTAAGGAAAAAGCATCATAATTTTTATTTACATTACCGCCATTGACGATTGTGGATATCGACGAGGAGATAAAAAAAATCGAAGAAGAGATTAAAAACACCAAGTACAACAAAGCAACACAACACCACATCGGGAAGCTAAAAGCAAAAATAGCCTGCCTCAGAGACAAAAAACTGAAACAGAAGGGAGGAAAAGGCGGCGCCGGATTCGGGGTGAAAAAGAGCGGAGATGCAACGATAGGCATAGTCGGGTTCCCTTCGGTAGGAAAATCAACTCTTATTAATCGCCTAACAAATGCGGAAAGTAAGATAGGCAGCTATGATTTTACCACCACATCCGTAATCCCAGGAGTTATGGAGTATGGTGGGTGCAAAATACAAATTCTCGACCTCCCTGGAATAATTTACGGTGCATCTGAGGGAAAGGGGGAAGGAAGAAGAATTATCTCAATTGCAAGAGCGGCTGATCTCCTCCTTATAATGGTTGATGCCGGAGATTTATCACAGCTTGATTTTATAAGGAATGAATTGTGGCTCTCGGGGATAAGGATAAACCAGAAACCACCTAATGTAACTATAAAGAAAAAGGACAGAGGAGGTATATCAATAGAACTCTCCAGGAAAGCAAAAATAGACTGTGAAACAGCAAAGAATATAGCTCAGGAATACCTAATAAACGCCGATATCGTAATAAGAGAAAATGTCGATGAGGAAAGATTGATAGACGCATTATCTGGCAACAGGGTTTACATACCCTCCATCGTGGCAATAAACAAGATAGACATGTCCCGAAAAGGTAAGATAAACATCGCAAGAGATGACAGAACCGTGCTTATTTCCGCAAAGACAGGCTTTGGGATAGAAGAATTGAAAGAAAAAATATTCAATACCCTTACCCTGGTTAGAGTGTACATGAAGCCCGAAGGAAAAGGAGCAGATATGAAACATCCACTTGTTTTAAAAAAAGGTGCGAAAATAGAGGATGTCTGCCGCAAAATTCATCGTGAGTTCGTTAAAAATTTTAGATATGCCGCGGTCTGGGGACCTTCGGCATCGTTTCCTGGCCAGAGAGTGGGAATGAATCACAAAGTTGAAGATGGAGACATCATAACAATAGCAACCCGGTAACTACGATTGCCTTTCCTTCCTTATCTCCTCGATCATCTCATATGCATATCTTATATGCGGTATGGTTATTGAACCGCCCACAATAAGGGCAACATTAAGCGCTTCATATAGCTCCTCGTCCTTAAAACCTTCCTGAATGCACCTTTCCAGGTGACAAAGAATACAATCGTTGCACCTGAGAACTGTAGAAGCCACAAGACCGAGCAGCTCTTTTGTTTTTGCAGGTAATCTTCCACCTTTATAGACAGC
Encoded here:
- a CDS encoding YbhB/YbcL family Raf kinase inhibitor-like protein, with product MVFQIESPAFKEGEIMPAKYTCDGLDISPPLKWSDAPESTKSLALICDDPDAPMMTWVHWVIYNIPPEKGELPEGVPKTETIEGVEKQGKNSWGRFGYGGPCPPGTKPHRYYFKLYAIDIELTIGPGMKKKQLLKAMEGHILAQTELMGRYTRK
- a CDS encoding C25 family cysteine peptidase, which produces MKLKLFGILVIFVLLASSITVGNKNAVKTLERNNGDKKDYINIKMENISFTRFKGEPILPVQSVTLSFPLGTIIKNVECTPWNCQRKSCLPPELIPVNGGVYSILKEGKTYESNEPYPSNWYAYRTAGGLENGIHVTFLNIDIYPMRYIPEENMAMYVSNATITISYEEKNLLSVPDEYDLLIISPLTYKVPLMELVKHKESYGIKTKWVSLSQIYDGNYFPSEGRDSGEKIKYFIKNAIEQWGIEYVLLVGGTGRIPARKVYTYEGSENYFLSDLYYADIYDSNGHFSSWDSNENGYYGEYNHSGNMDVMDLYPDVYVGRLPCRSVFEAYIVVNKIITYEKMEKGSWFNKMIVVGGDSFNDSQWGTDYYEGEITVEKSLEYMEDFVPIKILGSKGNLSTDNIIKEFSNGAGFINFEGHGNYLSWATHPPHEYGTWIGISAQDIPKLKNGKKLPVVVVGGCHTSELKKFYECFGWRLVRAIGGGGIASTGFTSLSWGADDDVNGNGKPDIIEYASGYIDTLFFKKYGEEGINVLGRAFGDSITEYLNTSPVEWNNAFLDIWDCKTVSSWILFGDPSLKIGGYGGYGT
- a CDS encoding DUF429 domain-containing protein, with protein sequence MAHKTVGIDLAGREKNPTGMCTINGKDVSFSTLYLDKDIIEYANDTAPDIISVDAPLMEGEIRIREGDKELKKYGAMPLTMPSMRELCLRGRRIVKSLNAQVIEVFPTASAKILGFYRKNYRETASILKIKVKNKHELDAYIAALTGILYLQGKTVKAGEIVIPTKPF
- the radB gene encoding DNA repair and recombination protein RadB; this translates as MEYERMPIGCKPLDELLGGGIERGIITEMYGEGGTGKTNICIQAARNCASAGKRVVFIDTEGISKERLFQICSNDKAIAEKILFFSPYSLEEQEEMVEKAIKIDSGLIILDSVNLYYRLGVEGDEGGATRSLTRQLVNLQIAARKRHIPVIVTAQVYSVGDEVKPFGGRSIDHMAKTAICLDKIEGKRSDGKEGRVATLMKHRSQPEGKKEKFLITSRGVE
- the glmM gene encoding phosphoglucosamine mutase is translated as MKNKLFAANDTKLFCTNYFVFAINFYNLLHYFIMSRLFGTNGVRGVTNKDMTVELALKLGKSIGTFFKGDIVIGADTRTSNEMLEDAVIAGLLSTGCNVFDAGMISSPALQYHVKESDKKGGVIITASHNPPEFNGIKVIDGDGTELGKEKEDKIEDIYFNEKWGAAEWNKIGNVYKIEATETYIDAVLSKVDVDAIKRKGFTVVLDCGNGAGCVAEPYILSKLGCRVITLNAHPDGTFPGRNAEPIKENVGELMNMVRECGADAGIAYDGDADRAIFIDERGEYVYGDKTLAIISAYMVERKGGKIVTPVSTSSCVEELVRKKGGEIVYTRVGSPIVARKMIEIDATFGGEENGGLIFPSHQYCRDGGMASAAILEIMALKDKKLSELAKEVPEYHLVKIKVKCDSKKKQEIMDAFIKNEDGNVDLTDGAKIYLKDAWVLVRPSGTEPIIRIYAEGKEIETARRLANEYKEKLERVIAELK
- a CDS encoding GTPase; the encoded protein is MDIDEEIKKIEEEIKNTKYNKATQHHIGKLKAKIACLRDKKLKQKGGKGGAGFGVKKSGDATIGIVGFPSVGKSTLINRLTNAESKIGSYDFTTTSVIPGVMEYGGCKIQILDLPGIIYGASEGKGEGRRIISIARAADLLLIMVDAGDLSQLDFIRNELWLSGIRINQKPPNVTIKKKDRGGISIELSRKAKIDCETAKNIAQEYLINADIVIRENVDEERLIDALSGNRVYIPSIVAINKIDMSRKGKINIARDDRTVLISAKTGFGIEELKEKIFNTLTLVRVYMKPEGKGADMKHPLVLKKGAKIEDVCRKIHREFVKNFRYAAVWGPSASFPGQRVGMNHKVEDGDIITIATR
- a CDS encoding carboxymuconolactone decarboxylase family protein, which produces MIKKQSDFSLDAAVYKGGRLPAKTKELLGLVASTVLRCNDCILCHLERCIQEGFKDEELYEALNVALIVGGSITIPHIRYAYEMIEEIRKERQS